The sequence TCATGCATTCCTCATTTGGTCATTAGGAGTCATAGAAAAGGAAGTAAAAGGTCTCATGTAGATGAAAGATGCTTTTCTGTCTGACCTTGAGAGGGATACatgcagacacgcacacacacacacacgtctctgcTCATGGACGGGCATACCAAACAGGAAGACGTAGATAAGCACAACCGCATGTTCCTCTTATGGCCGTTGTTGATTGTCGTCTTTATTTAGAGTTCGATGACGTTGAAACTCTCTAATGACAGTGTCTGAGAGGGTATCAAGCTGCTGCGGGAGCTTTGGTGTAAGATATTTCAGCCAGCTGGGCTGTCCGGGTGGTGGGGGGGACCCAGATGGTCAGAAGTAGGGGGTAACATCCTTATTTGTGCACGTTGTGGGAAGTAAGCACCAGGTTAGACACAACACTGATGTTTTGGCTGTGGACATAGCGCGGCTTAATGTGGGTGTGGAGTGGGGCACAGCGAGGTTGTCCTAAATCTCTTCTCTTCTATTCTATAAGTATGCAGAGATACTGTAGATGGTAAGACGAAAAAAAATGCACGAGGACCTGAGCCTTGGAAAGTTAAAGGACATGAAATGATGTTCTTGTGGTTCTGTTCTCTAACTCTCAAatcacaatggcactacagggggtacttgagagagagaaattggaagcattaaaaaatatggggttttatcatgtttatttttagttaaaattgatgatcataatattgatgatgaAACTGACATTTTGATTAGAacttgaactgaaaatacaaaggtcagtgttggtctCACAAAAGGCGGGAGATtcctggaaatgataaaaaactacagaaataaatcccTTCAAGAGGCACTAAATCAGTGGTCAGTATATAGAATATGGTTGTTTagtattgtgtgtgatgtttatatttgaaaaagaataatcattaaaaagataaaaaaatgaacttttattttatttttttatcattattcttaattactagacattttaggcgaccccacatggggtcacaaccccaaggttgaaaaactctgtactaaatactaatttataatgacattctttaaaatgtgtgttatcactccttcattttatcatgatgcatatttttttatagtattctgagGTACTGGGGTACtgtacttgagccaaacaagtttgagaaccactgctctaactcATGGTTGTGAGATTCTACTTTTATTTTAGCTTATTGAAATTAGCAGAGAAATAAGGGGTCTGTGAGACTTTTAAGATCTTGAGAAGAAAAAACCCTCATTCCCACTTTTTCTTCACAGCACAAGTCTTCTCTTATTTGTAATCACTTATAGTTCCCCTCAATGTTTCTCAACTCTACACTGTTGCTACCCACGGTCGATACTGCTTTGTTTAGcttcccttcttttttttttcttttttctcatgGGAAGTATTCCTTTGTTTTGACTCTCCTTCCACTACAAGCATCCTGCCACACGCACGATGTTGGTTTTAAGCTTTCTAACTGACTGAAAGTGCTGCAGAGGAATGTCGTGATTCTTCAAAGTAGCAACAACTGTATTTATTCCAACATTGTCAGACTAATAGAATATTGTTGCCAGGGAATTTAAACCGTAATATCTATCATCAGGTACAGTTGTCTCGACCTTAAGTATTGTTTGTCGCTAATTTCGCTTGATAATCACCACTCCACCAATGCTCCTTTGTTCTTCATTGATAGACTCTACGCTTTAATAGGTGCGGGATGATACACTGAGTTTACGATGTGATCCAACAAGCGATAATgggtttgtgagatatttgaaAGGAAACAAGGAACAACTCAATcggaatataaaaataatgaacaaaCTAATGTAATTACAATCTATCCTTGAAAAAGGCCTCACGTCAAACACTAAATCTGCTCCAGAGTTCACCGCCTTCCAGCCTGATATCCACTTCTCCACCATTGACCCCTGCCGAGTGAGAACACGCTAACTCAGCTAAGGGAGAGCGGTTTGTTCAGAGATAATGTTGCTAACTGCGTGACAACCTCGGTAGAATTATACTAAAGCGCCCACTATAGAAATTTTCGTTTTAGTGCTACACCCTACACAGTGAGGGTTTAGCACACAGGGCTCAATTAGCTCTGAACCCAGAGTAATTAGTTACCTGTTTGACACAGAAGTACAGTGACTCACCCGGTATTTATTGCCTCCCATCGTCAGGAACCAATAGGATTTTTACTGTCAGTTTATTAGTTTTGCCATATCAGCCACGAGTGTTgttaaaacaaaattacactacACCCCCCACACAAATTCAAAATGGTGCATCCATGTTGTTGatgttcatttagtttttatatTGCAGTAGAAACATTTTATCCCCAGTATTGGTGTGCTGTGTTCTCGTAAAGTGTTACATTGTATTCATGATGCATGGCCTGTTAAGGTGGTACAGGATCGAGGGTCTGTTCTGTATTCCCAAAGCTCTGCTTCAAGATTGTTGCTTCTTTAATTATTCTCTCATATTAAAGGATCAAAGGTCCCTGCCTAAGTCTgctctgtgtgttttcattacacacacacacactgtatgtgCACCAGTTACATGGGCACAGCTGCGGGATATCATCCATGCTCatttattgaattttaattgcGATTTCCTGGAATTgtttaaagcagacatgggcaacaggcggcctgggagccacatgtggccctcagtcaaatttttttgtggcccccaaagcaaatccctaaaaattgtaattcaagaaaatGGAatgaatataaagcccaacataatacacaaaataactcccaaaacacacgaaacgacagcaaaatgcacaaaaacacaaaaaacattccataaatacacaaattgactcataaaacacagcaaagacagacacagcaaccacttaaacaaataaaaacatcaacatatGACAGAATAGctcaaaagacacacaaactgtcaacaaaatgaccggaaaataaagaaaaaacaacaaaaatacagaaagtgaccacaaaaacacacaaattgacaacaaaattgcagaaaatgacagaaaaatacaacaagaacacaaaaaattacaaaaaacacacataatgactaaaaactgacaaaatctCAAAGGCAACAGAAAAAAGTATACgcgttaatgctcagattgatcattattctgaatgctgacatgaatgttaatcatTTGGCCCTTGGATCATATaccatcacatttttgtggcctccgaagagttgcccatccctgattTAAAGGATAGCTGTTTGTACCTTTCATTTTCCAGTTGAAGAGCCCAGTATGCAACTTGGACTATGTTAGACTATTACAGCAGGACTCAGAAATCTGTCATTGATTGATCAGCCTACGCAATGAATCATATTTTGTTCTCTTAAAGGACTctcatgtgtgtgtgaacatgCAGTACACAGTAGGAATATTCCTAttcctgtgtgcgtgtgtgtgttgctctgtGGATTAGCCCTCTCTCTCCAGCCAATCATTTCTCCTCCATGAGAGCACTCCTGCCGATAGGCTGCTTCTGTTCCCTGTTCCCCAATACATCCACAGCTCTTCAGCGCTCCCATGATGCTCTGTGCTGTCATTATTCTACCGCGCAGTGGATGGCAAGGAGAGAATGATGCCGAGTGTAATTAGGAAGTACCCAAACCTACCAGGGccagggagggggagggggtgggGTTGCAAGCAAGGGAAGAGGCTGACAGTTTGACATCGGCACAGCACACAGACTCTGTAATTGCTGCCGTGCAAATGGCGTAGGCTTGTGTTGGAGGCTTGCGGCAGGTAGGGAGGTGGCATTAAAAAAGAGAGGCAGAAATAGAGtgagaagaaaggaaaaagtgGTCTCTGAAGCTTTAGACGGGGAATAAGTGCATTTCATCCAAAAACGAGGCAGAAGATAAAGTCAAAGACAGAGGTTTGTGCAGGAATGCAGGTGGAATCAGGGTGGGGAGAACATGGCCGGAGCAGAGAACAAGAAGCCTCAGGTGAATGACgcgtggggtggggggggagggggggggggggggggcgcggTATGTTGACACAGCACACGTCTGTTATTACATGCTCATAGACGCCTACGCCTGCACACGCTCCAACAGCTTGTGCACCTAGGTAAACATCTTTCTGCCACAGAGGGGTCTTTGAAACTTCTACGGCAAGTGTATAATGTAAACATcatggtgagtgtgtgtgtgtattatgtgCGTGTACTTTCTTGTAGCTTGACATCAGCAGCTTGTGTTTGGCTGTAATTAGTGCACACAGATAATGGAGCTATTGGACAAtgcacacaattaaaaaaaaaagaggttattgactctgtgtgcgtgtgcgtgtgtgctcgCGTCTTGAGCATGTGATCCTGATCGATCaccgacttttttttttcagtagcTAAAATGGCTTTGTATCATCCtatcataacacacacacacacacacacacacacacacacacactttgctgGATCATCTCAGTGTTTCCAGAGAAgtgctcacgttactgtaattgagttgcttttattgggTATAAGTTTGTgtgaagcagaaataaatttgtgttatgagtttgtcacaccacagaaacatgtcatCGACCACAtgagccaaatttaaaagatgaaaaaaatcactaagtATTTAAAGTTAGGTCTCAAAgtcattaataaaaaaacaagcacttctctctgctctaaAACGTTGGAGGCGTGTCAGtaagaggcgctggaaccacgacCCATGCTCCGCCTCCGTGCACACTGTGGCATCCAGGAAAGATGCATGAGCGACGTGAAGGAGACATGactggttagctgactggttgACTGGTTAACTAGCTGCAAACTATCAGAAAACCACCAAAGCCAATGTGTTGAATGTATTTAaatgcttcagcagcagggtcgggtttatgctaatgatggctctgctacgtaacgcggctatgatttctgaccattaaatcctgaacacagaaattaaaattaaattctaaatggatgaatggctttttacatgttttaaggaaatgcatttatgacctatttaatgtgtttgctttacacggactttaagtacattttgacacaagtaaagtaattaattccTTTACTACATCAAACCATTACtaagtaaataattatttttggcttaaaataaaaaaaaaaaaaaagaacaatcatcacatcatagccgaccaatcagattaaacgaaatacacggcgccaaaacagcattgaatggaggttgttttgtcagttttagagttcatacataTAGCTATACTCAGAGCCTGATAatgattttttagtttgaattgaattaattgatgttattttattaaataaagaattgtacattttaccaaaccttttattttctacagatgcctttgtggaaaataaatgaagttccaattgtgcaagattttgtctctatctttttaagtttattcatGAGAtattttactgtatgcaagggaaccataccaagatttattaccgaaaaataaacattgggggtgaaagtatttttactttgagtacaattgaattgagctactttttacttgtacttgagtattttatgtatgacttacttgtacttgtatttgagtacaatttcaatcaactaacagtacttctacttgagtaggatctatcagtactctttacacctctgagtgtTTCTGTCTGTACCTTCTTCAGTTTATGTTCTCTTCTCTCCAACACTGTATAGTTCTCGTCTCCACCTATTGCTCCATCCATCTTTGACAACAGTGACCATTAGCTGGACCACGTCTGCCTCCGGGTTCCCATCACCTCACACGGTTTCACTCCCATTCTTATTAATATTTATCCATGTTTCTGTAGCTATTCTTTGGCTTTCCCATCATCCCCGTccccatcctcctcctcctgagtGCTGCACCCCACCAACCATCAGCACCCATAACCACTGTTTTTCCCTCCTATGTTCCCCCTCACTGACTCTCAGCACTCCCTTCCTCTCTCCTCCGCTCTGTCACCCTTCTATAAAGACTCCTCCTGATGAACGTGAACCTTCTGCACAAGCCACATTCTACccgttgtgatttttttctgtctcCGCTCCATGCAAAGAGTAGACCAATTAAAGTTCACTTCTTCTCAGTGTCTGCACTCAGGCTTTCTAAGGTCGCTAATTAAAACACTTTACTTTGGTTAGtcctttttccacttttttcccGCCCGGTTATCCAACATTTCTCCTGTCCATCACTACTCCAACTCTTTTCAAcccttctctttctttctcttcaaCTTTCACACATGTGCTTTTCTTTACTCACTAATTTTGTATTGGGAATTCTTGGGATTGCACTCCATCAGTTTGTACACATGTTAGTCTTTAAACTTTAGCAGACAGGCACCGTCCTCAGGCTCAAAGACATTATGCATCTTCTCTCTTCTAATGATGCTGTCTTGTCCGGGGTTGTTGTTGTGCCAAAAGCCAGCCAACCCTGACGGACATGGTTACTCATGCACATGCACGTCTGCCTaggtttacacacaaacacacacacacacacacacacttgtttgGGTCTCTGCTGTGCAGTGAGGGAGTGAAAAGCTGAGGTAGTCGACTTTATTTTACTCCGAACTCCCCTCAGAAGTGTTAATTAGCATATGAGGAATtgttgctctctctctctgacacttAGCTGCTCTCCCTTGTTGGTCTGGAAGTAAAATTGAGTTGTACCATTGTGATGTCTAAAACTCCAAACAATATTAAAGACCGACAgtagtttattttattaccCACCGTATTGTTCCTTGTTGTATTGATAGCTCATCCGTCTTGTTCCAGATAATCAGTATTACAGATTGTTCCCATTTTACAATAGTCAACATGAGTTCatgttaaacttttgcttctgtAATAAAAGCTGAAATTCCACATGTAATACatttaatatgatttttttttttatttggcagcAAAGTGGTGTGTGGTAGTGAAGACATTGGCTCCGTTGGTGGAGTTTGTCGGCTTCAAATCCAAAAGTTGGTGGTTCAATCCCAGGCTATTCCTGTACACGTGCCTAAGTGTCTTTGAGCAAGAACAACAAGTTGCTCCTCAACTCATGAATGCGACTATCAGTGTAGAGCGCTTTAAGACTACATGTGTGGTATCAAGTAGGtgtgtcccaatacaactttttatttCCAATATGAGTCCAATATCCATATTCCATATCACTCCAAGACAATATCAACACagatcatacatacttttaataCTTATTTGGTGGAGTGGAAtgggtttgatcaagtgatattattcaaaatgaacatgagtcagtaacagtaggtatgagaaaaaaaaaactagggaAGCACCGATCCGCTTTTTTTCACCACCGATACCAATATCTGGTGTTTCTTATTGACCGATACCGATCCCGATACATAATAAAGCACTGAATTACCCAACAAATGGTATGTCTCATTGTGTGGAAAAGACTGGGGTCGTTCTTTCACGCATCAGacttattattaaccaatgggtgaCATTAATTTTACCCTTAAATATAAGAACACTCaacaattaaatacaataaaggAAATATAAATTAATCTGGAATTGATTGCTTATATATAacttggttttttttctatCGGACCCATATCCAATTCCAACATCAAATCAGGACACCATTAGTCCCAAGCGTTgtaaagtccatttaccatttatagcACAAACCAACCCAACTctgtcaggttttttttaacttttctatTGGGTATAGAACCTGTAGTCCAgtaccaatatttttattacCCACTTGCTTATTGTTGCCCAAATGTAGCCAAAACCCACACATTATTGCAATAAAACTAAATCCATGACAGTGAAAAGCCTCATATTAATATGCCTAGGGCTAATGAACCATCAATTAttgtcttcttcttttgtatGACCTCATATTGCGCatcaatctgtaaaaaaaatctaaaagctattttttcttctttccagGTTAGCACAAGGAGATCTGTCCATCCAGATGAATCTTAATGATTACTTGGACATTTATTGCCCCCACTACCCCAGCAAGGAGACCCTGGGTGGCAGGCAACCAGAGTCACTGGCTCTCTACTTGATTGGAGAGAAGAATTTCCAAGGCTGTAAGGAGACCAGGGGGGCCATCAAGAGGTGGGAGTGCAACAGTCCATTTGCTCCGTTTGGACCAGTGCGCTTCTCTGAAAAGATCCAAAGGTTCACACCCTTCTCACTGGGGTTTGAGTTTCTGCCAGGAAAACATTACTACTACAGCTGTGAGTAGAGTTTCTCATGCATCCTGAAAGTAGTTTTTTATGTCTTTCACCAGAAGTCGACTAATGTTTGTCTCAGAGTCTAAACCACTGGTATTCAGGGAGTGTAAAGTGGATTGAAAtacaaattacagttttttattcattacacTTTAGCTAACCATCATAAGATTGGTATTATTGTACCGTACAGTGAAATAATGTGTTTGATGCTAGATTACAAGCTGAGTCTGTGAAacccaaaaaaaattcattttgaaaattaaaaagtggCTGTGTTTAATTTTAGGAAGCAAAGTTTAGGCAACATATAATTCAGCACACTGATGTTTTTTGCAATAACAACTGGAATGTTGCGGTGCTTTCTTCATTAAACCATCTCATTCACTTTAGTCACAGggaaaataaaagtagaaagtaAAGAGATGACTTAGTACAGTGGGTCtcttctgaatccaagtactgtACCCCCTTTAGTCcgattacaacattttgctcagaattctatgaaaaaacaattatagagcgtaattatggaatgaatgagcgttaacacacattttaataactgtcaTTTTGTTACTAagaggaatgaaacagtatttagtgcctcctgaatagatttattcctatagtttttatcgtttccagtcatctcccacCACacctcttgtattttcagttcatgttctaatcaagaactttttgattatcatttttaactaaaataaacatgatataaaccccatatttgtactccctgtagtgccatcacgtacccctgaGAAACAAGGGCTTAGTAGTCGTAAAGAACAGAGCATGATTTTcccgaagtttagaaaagaaatgcCCCCTACACATGGGCAAAACTCTACCTGCTCAAAAAGGGAACGCCTacgtgtgcgagagagcgtgcacgagtccagttttcctcgtgcacagctctgtttacaagacggagtcggcatcgctcatacaTGCTTACCTTCCAAAAGAGGATTTGCaattttcccactatgtcagacttgCCACcagtaagtgaaaatccattttcaaaggacccgatACGCACCaagcacgagcacgtacgacgtcCTTACATAAACAtatcatcagaatgattgacaactaGGAGGACCAATGGTTAAGATGATCCACCCCgaagttgaagccaaaataacattgtCCACAATAGTTTTTAAAAGTCTAATGCAATCAAGTTCATTATCAGTTTGGACAACTTATGTGTTAAGTCCAAGAGAAGGAagagatttagattttttttacaattcgaaatacttttattaataactgaagggaaattacattGCACTCTGTTATTTTAGGGAAAAGCTTCTCACACACAGAGGCCCAAATCACTCATATGCACAAACGGGACCTGTGGACATGCaataaaggtgcagtccgcaactctcagatccctctctcttCCTCCCTCCCCGcagctctcttgccctgcctccaaactttccaaagtccctccctcagaggagcaaacaagctaacgttagccagacagaaacatcacagtaatataacatgctctgttaaaagcacaatactgcagcgcttctctctctctatatgcacacacctcagcagcagcaacaactcagtgtcacttacagcagcccacacggaagctgctgcgcgcacatgaacaacacatgcaccacagagttctagtgtaataattacaaatcaaacataatgcaaatcaagcagcagtaattacctttcaagcagaaaagtcgccaattccatcttctactcctccagaccatacactatAAAAAAGACAGCAACAGCTGTCAggcagcccatcaaacacaatcctgtctctgattggttctttttgctcggttgcggtgcattctggcaatctgccaaaggctgcaggagcagcaggaggggcttaatgagtctgtttttttcacatctagtagtttgatgtaaagctgtccttacatagtgacagctttagcaaatatgacaaaaaagtcacttttataagagttgcagactgcacctttaatagaGAGATCGGGCtgcttttacaatgaagggagcgcaccagagcagtgttggggtttggtgccttgctcaagggcagcTGGGCAGTGCTCAAGacgtgccctggcacctctccagctaccagaacaacttccgtATTTTGGTCCGCCAACCCATGTCTCTACGGACTGAGCTCGAGATGAGACAATTGTAAAACAATCATGTGAATGCACAACATGAAAGgtacagaaaatggttaaagtAACAGCAGATCGTGATCAATACAGTAATTGAGAAGGAGAATAGACAGGCAGAAGTGGAGAAGCATAGAACGGTGAGGTGAGACGAGGAGGGCAGGAACTAAAGATGGACAGTCTGATGGGGGGGGGGAATGGACGACTGAGATCCACAATGGAGAGAAAAGCAATAACGACAAaagcaaaatgaagaaaaagaaagaatcttAACATAAATTACTGTTAGGGATGGAGGGACAATGAAGCATTGTGTGGACATGAGAGAACAGTTTCACAaagtcacacactcacacacgcacacacatctacaCTAAGCTATTGTTGTCGCTCATGCCAGTTCACAGGGACACAACAATAggtccccccccctcctcctcctctgggcTCAGAGCGACCCTGTGTGTTTTGTCCACATCAAAGATAAGGCGTAAAGTTGGTCCAAATGTCTGGCTCCAGGGCCAGTGGACTGAATGGCCTGCAGCACCAGAGACCCATAATGGCATTAGCCTGTGCGAACAATACAATAGTATTAGAAACGCTAATGGCATTAGTTAGCTTTAGTGTGAACTGGACCCAGCTCGTCTCTCCCATTAACTACCACCACTGACATTCCACTGTCTGTTGGCGGGCTCACTGACCCTCACCCACTGTCTGGATAGACACAAACAGGAAACACCTTGACATTCTCTCAGAGAGAATGTTTTTCTAGAAGTTTGAGATAAGATAATTAGCATTCTCTCTGTTCTATAAGAATTTAAAGTTAACTGCGAGGTAAATAGattatgacacacacacgcacacacgcacacacacagtttgaaAGACTATTtttccaataaacaaaaaaatgaaacccaGTTATATGCAGAAGTGAAACTAATGGATTAAGTACTTACCTTACTGTCATTGAGTTgcctttatgggtacttgtacgtTTTTTCATtcagtaattttaattgtacttaagtatgttttaaaagaagtaaattaattcgttacatttctacacccaaccgttactgagtaaatgattattgttttgtttgaaaatgatcaacggacaatgtgaaactacaaaaaaattcattagtgttattttctttctttaaaagaattgtacattttaacaaaccttttattttatacagatgcctttgtggtaAATGAATTaggatttggtctctttctttttaagtttatacttaatttataaataataatattgagtGGCCCGTTCAAtattatttattaccaaaaataaacgttcggggggtgaaagtaactaatgaaGGAAGGGTTACCCTTCTACCTGAAtaggatatactgtatcagtactctttacaccagtCTGGTTATATGTGTATAAGCTTGTTGGTTTGAATCCCCCGCAGTGGAGCTTATCGCCCCATGTGTGTTATCAGGTGTTCATGAACATGCTTTTATATACTGCATCATATGTTGGTGCTGTTGGACACAGGTCAGCTGCAGCGTATG is a genomic window of Gouania willdenowi chromosome 16, fGouWil2.1, whole genome shotgun sequence containing:
- the efna4 gene encoding ephrin-A4 isoform X2 is translated as MGSLRWIHGALPAWEATIFLFSVISAMEAKRHAVYWNSTNTRLAQGDLSIQMNLNDYLDIYCPHYPSKETLGGRQPESLALYLIGEKNFQGCKETRGAIKRWECNSPFAPFGPVRFSEKIQRFTPFSLGFEFLPGKHYYYSSLPTDEGPPLPCMKLRVTVCCEPKSDHLSSGASQRSDSLLLLLFLLSSILLLLT